In Anopheles bellator chromosome 2, idAnoBellAS_SP24_06.2, whole genome shotgun sequence, the genomic stretch CTTCAACAAATACCGAATTTCTGATGAAAAGTTAATACTTTATATGAAAAATACGTGATCGAGGAGCGTGACTCATTGTGGGAATTTAGAAACAAGTTATTATTACCATGTGAAGTATTCAACTCatgaagttttatttattcgtttgatagaatactgATACTGATACTGATACTGAGAACATCTTTAACTATATTAGTAAAAATAAGTTTATTCCTTTTTCACTGCTTCTATAACccaatgaatttatttttttaaaaattttttTGGGTCACTTCTATGTACTGCCAAATTAAAAGTGTCTTCTAAATTGTTCTCTCTGGAAGATTAACTTCTTATTGACAGCTAATGGTTATTGAGATATTCCTAAACCTTTCTATCGAATCTTTATCTACATTGAGAACAGTGCTGGCACGCTCAagatctgaaaatattctttcattATATCGACTAtcttcaataatttcaaattatccAAATTTCAATTGCAATGCCTTTAGTTGCGCTTGTCCCGTCATAATattgctgcattaccaaagttgattaactgtattttttcgtagttttctgTGCTAACTTCCGATCCAATTTTACAAACAATACCAAACGtaaataattcattatttCGTTACCTTTAGAATCATCTATAACATAGGTacattaccgttgcagaacttTGCTAACGAACGCGTGAATTCAAATGAATTCTTGGAATTTACGCAACATGGAAAGTTAAAAACTAGGATCACACGTAGCTAACTTGTCCTgtttaggaaaatataaccAAATTCCTCACTTCCTCAAATGACCCCATACTGCTCCCGTCGGGGACCCCGCaccgcatcgcaccgcaccccGGGGACTTACCTGATGTCATCGATGCAGCTCTTCTGGTAGTCCGCCTTCACGTCGTACGTCTTGACGCCGGTAAACTCGGGTTTGCCGCCCGCGTACACGCCCTCCTGCTTGTCGACCGACAGCCACTGGTGGCCATCGAACGAGAAGCTCTGGTTAAAGTTGGGCCCCTCGCCTCCGTCCAGCTCCAGGATGGCGGCCGAGCCGTACCGCTGCACCTTCACCGTGTGCCACTGGCCGTCGTCAACGGAGACCGCCGCCAGCGTGACCTCCCGCTCGTCCACCTGCGGGCCCGTATTCAGGCTGTACCGGAAGTGCACCCGGGCACCCTTCAACTCCACGATGCCGTACTCGCGCATGTGCTGGTCGCTGATGCGGAACAGCTCACCGTACGGTTCGCGCGTCCGGAACCGCAGCTGGATGTGGGTCGTGAACTTGTCCGGCTCGAAGCTGAGCGCGTACTTGACGTAGCTGTGCGCCCGGAACGtggtcggcgtcgtcggcagACTGCAGTAGGTGCCGGTCCAGCCGGGATTGCACTCACACTTGGCCTCGTCAAAGCTCCCGACGCACCGGCCGTGCTCGAGACATCGGGCGACCTGCGGATTCAGGTCGCAGACCTCCTGCGTGTACAGACAGCCGGGCGCACTGCCCTGCGTCAGGCCCGGGTGTGACAGATCGTACAGGATGCCGTTGTGTTTGAACTCCCGGATGCACCCCTCGAAGCCAACCCCAACCGGGGCGTATTGCCACCGGGCGTGCGTGTAGTCGAACTTGTCCCTCAGCAGCCCTCCGATCTGGAGTGGCGTATTGAGATTGAGATACTCGTTGAACTGCGGAACCCGTCCAATCGCCTGACAGGTGTGATCCACGAACTCAACCAAGTTCCCATCGTCGGCCTCGGTAATTTCGGCCGTCTTGCAAAAGTCCACCACCAGCTTGACCTGCTCCGTGTCCCAGAACACATCGAGCCGGTGCCATTCGCCATCGTTCAGTGGATTCTTCGTTTGGACGCGAAGTTCCAGAGTTCCCGATCCGTAGTCGATCAGGAGCCGAGGGTAACCCCCGTCCAGCTCGAGGGCCACAAAGTCCGACAGTTGCTTTCCGGTGTTCCCTTCGGCCCCATCCCCTTCCTCCTCCTGCTTCGGTGGGGTAATGGGCCCATTGTAGAAGATCAGCCCATCCGCCTTCGTAGTGATGAGTTCCACGCTGACGTGCGATCGGTCACACATGTCAAGCGGAGCGTACCAGGCCCAACCATGACCTCGGAAGCTGCGGACGACCTGCTGGCACCTTGGCCCAGTGTAGCCAGGTGGGCAGGAGCACCGGACACCCGCCTTCGAGTCGGAGCAACGGCCGCCGTTCAGACACGGATGCGACTTGCAGGTCTGCTGTTGCCGATACTCCCGCGAGCTGCAGACACATTCGGCCGTCGAGTTGATCTGAACCCCGACCAGGGCCGTCTTGTTGGCATTCACCAGACACGGATTGGTCTGTACCTCAACGATGCTCGTACACGATCCACCACAATCCGCGTTCTCCAGCAGACACTCGTCCACGTTCACCATCGTAATGTTGATGCCGACGTCCTGCTCGATCTCGTCcttgtgcagcagcagcactccgTTCAACTGGACCGCCTTGTAGTAGTAGGCACCCCGGACTGCAAATCGCACATCCGTCACCGGGACAGCCCGATCACGCATCTGTACGCTGAACACGTCCACATGCTTCGCGTCCACGTGCAGCAACTCAGCCAGCTTGTCCCGGAAGCGCTCCAGCCGCGAGCGGAAGATGTTCTGCGTGCGGTAGTTCCACACGCGGATAAAGTCCTCGTCGGTGATGCCGGCCAGCCGGACCGAGCCCGAGTTGACGATCGCCTCGTACGAGAGGTGCTTCACCAGCACCGACATGTTGGCGTACGACTCCTGGGCGTGCTTGCGATCGTAGATCTTGAACCGCAGCCGGTAGCGGCCCTCGCGCGCTCCCCGGCGCATCGTCACCATGCCGGACGTGTCGTCGAGCTTGAAGCGCGGGTTCTCCGCCTCGTCCCAGTAGAACAGCTTGTCCGCCGTGTCCCAGTCGTCCAGGTCGTTCACGAACACGCGCCCGATCGGTGTGTCCGGTGCCTGGCCCTGATAGTTGTACACCGTCACCTCCTTCGAGCCCGGCTGCATGATGTTATCGTTCAGGTcaccgatcgtgatcgtcaGCGTACTGGTGCCGGTCTGGGGCGGTGTACCCGAGTCCTTGATCACGATCGGGATGTGGTACTGCTTGCGGTACTCACGATCGAACGAGCTGAGCGACGAGACGATCGCCATTCCATCGCCCTTGTTGTTCTGTTCCACCTTGAACGATGTCCGGATCGTATCGTCCGCATCCGGATCGagccggaactggaacggTGGCCCATTACCCCGCAGCCGATcgtcccgatcgatcgccccGATTTCGACCACCTTCGAGGGTGGTGAGTTTTCGAGCAAAATCGGCCGATAGTGTTCGGCCAGCTCGGGCGCATTATCGTTCACGTCCTTCACCAGCACGGTCAGGATGGCGGATGCGGTCCGCGGTGGCaccccgtcgtcggtggccagGATCTCAAGCGAGTGCTTGGCGGTCACCTCACGGTCTAGCTCACGCTGGATCGTCACCGTGCCGTCGGGGCTGATCGAGAACTGACGCTTCCGGTCCGTCGCCCGGTTGATGGTGTACGTGATGCGGCTCTTGCCACCCCGGTCGATATCGACCGCCTTGAACGTACCGAGCAGCTTCCCGATGTCCGCGTTCTCGTAGACGGCCGCCTCGATGTGGGGCTTCTTGAACCGTGGCGTGTTATCGTTGATGTCCTTCAGCTTCACGATCACCCACGAGTGATCCACGTGGTACTTGTCGCTCTCGTCGATCCCCACGTTATCGATCACCTGTATCCGGAACCGAAAGCCATTGATCTGCATCGGATCCTCGTAATCGAGCGGCTGCACAACCTTCAGGCTTCCCGTTCCGTCCGCGTTCTTCACCATCGCGAACTTGTCCGCCCCATACCCGCTGCTCTCGATGATCTTGTACTGGAAGTTGTTCAACTCGTCATCGTCATTTACCGTCACGGTCAGGATCGGTGCGTCCGGCAACACACTGCCGTCCGTTTCCTCGACCTCCACAAACCACTCGTCCTTGGTGAACCGGGGTGGCATATCGTTCAGATCCTTCACCTTGATCGACGCCGTCCCGGTTCCTTTtaggccaccaccgtcggtggccacaATCTGCAGCGAGTAATCCGGCGTCTTCTCCCGGTCCAGGCAACAGACCGCCGTCGTGATGGCGCCCGTGTCCGGGTTGATGTCGAAGATCGGCAACCCCGTGTCCTCCTCGATGGCATTCTTCTCGATCGAGTACACGACCTTCGCGTTGGTGCCCTCGTTCGGGTCGTCGTAATCTTCCGCCTTGATCGTCATCACGTGCATCCCGACCGTGCCGTTCTCGGTCACGTTACCGTACGCGATGCCGTTCGGGAAGAGGGGCGCATTGTCGTTCACGTCCTTCAGGTTGATTTGCACCTCCGTGAACCCGACCAGCCCTTCGCCACCTTCATCCTGCGCGAACACCGTAAACTTCCACGAAGCCCGCCCGTGCGGTGGATCCCGGTTCAGTGGCTGCGTTTTGGGGAGGGAAAGAATTCATAAGAGTGTcctgcaaattaattcgtttttGACGTTACAATTCTTGAGTCCTATCCTAGCAAGGTTCTGCGAGTTGTAGGGACGCATCATGGATGTCCCTTGGGATGGGGTGCTCTAACTTCTAATCTCCTACCGACTAAATGAACGTCCGGCTACCCCGGAAAGGACACAGTCCGAAAAGACACGACTGCTGGACGATGGGCCCCACGGCTCTTGATCGTTGCAAATGAACTTTTTCTTCCGGTCGGGGCACACCACACTTACCTTCAGCACGAATATCTCCCCGGTGGCCTTGTTGATGTCGAAATTGCTCTCGGAAGGATTCTCGATGTCGATGCCGGGCCCGGTCAGGAAGTAGATGATGTTGTTCGGCCGCTCCACATCCGCATCGGATGCTGTGACCTGTgcaaaaacgagaaaacagGGTGGAAAGCCGGCTCAGCAAAAGCATCCTTGAGGGAAGCAAATGAAACGTCAAGGCGAAGAACCCGAAACTCCAAACCGTCGAGAAATCGATTTCTGATCGATGGACAAAAGATTCGGCCCCGTTTGCCGTGCCGAAAAGCGTGCCTGGCAGGATTTCTGGTTTCTCGAAATCGGCCAACCGACCGTCCGACACACATTGAGAGGCCGGAGGCCAAGAGGGCTTAACGAAAGGAGCCAGAAATATGAATGCCAACCAGTTTGACatgacgggcgcgcgcgcgtcaacATTCcacgggcgagcgagcgagcgagagagagagagagagagagagagagagaaagaggggcTAGGATTTGATTcgcaaaccacacacatatacaGACTGAACACTGTGGCCATGGCAACTAATTCAATTCCACGGCCTGTCAGTtggaaaattagtttttcatttattacTGCAAATTGCGATTGCTCGATGGAGCGGACTGCTGGGGGCATTGGGCCCTGTCCTGGCTCCAGGGTGAGCGTGTCCTGCCAACGACTGGGCACGGGAACTGATTTATTTCCACGTTTGTCTTCCGGGCTGTCAATCAGTCCGGGAATGTAAGGATCATGTTTCGATTGAGATATTATGACTGCGCCTTATGACGCGCCCGGGCCGTCGTTGTTTGGCCAACCGGATGTTGACTGATTAATGTATGCACCGGCAACTGGGTTCTCCGCCCCCCCGGATTGTGCACCCTCCTAAGCATCCTGATCCACCGTTTATCTATGCAAATAGGAGCCGGCTAGCTCGGAagtgccggtggccatttgcatGCCAAGATCGTTGTGTTCGCATCGTGCTCTCACCGGAACTACCGGATGCTGGAAATGCGCCCGGAGGGCGGCCCTCTCGTTGCGATATGtaaatggtgaaaataatttcaattgtACATTACTTTAGCgcttccggtgcaccggtcGGGATGGGCAGTAAAAACCGGGCTAGCCCAGCGGCACGGAATGTAGAACACGGCATGGCACGGAACCCATTAGCTGATTTGATGTGGTGCATTCTGTAATCGGAATCGTTCAACTATCAAGCGCCCGGCGCCCGATCGACCCGCGAGAGAGCTTGGACTCCGgaccaaacaaaccaccaatTTACAGATGCAATTACACCGTCCTCGTTGCCACCGCAGCCCGGAACGTGCGCGGAATAGTTGCAGGGCatagtttaaaaaacaacttctcatcatcatcgccatcatcatcgccgcaccagcaccagcatcggcGTCATTGTTCGCTCCTTCGCGGCCTTGTCGGGCCAGATCGTGCACCGAGTGCACCGCACCCGGGACGGAGCAACTTTCAAGGACCGTCGACGGGGCGAGACAAGGATAAGCCCCAGGCCGTCAGgcagccggccgaccggaagtACTACAAAACGATTTTCTTCTCCCGTAGGGCAAGGATGATCttgcacacggcacggcgtaaTGCCGAGATTTGTGAAGCGGGATGGGGTGGCCACGGGGTGTTAtgtaaattttaatgaaatttcaTTCACTCAAACGTGGCaagtttttccttctcgcgcGACggtagttttcttttccgctcaCTGTTTTTTCTTGCTATTGCTCCCGTGCCCCTACGTGGCCGGAGTGCCGTGCCAGCTGTGGCGTGACTGTTTTtctcggtgccattttttgtcGCCATTGCTCCACTGTCCATTGTTTCCGTGAAAGTTGTATCGTCGTCCGGAAACAAAGGTGCGCCGCACCGTTTGGATGCGCAGAAATGTcgaatttatgcaaatcacacTCTGCGTGCCGCTGACTTCCGGGCCTCTCGGTGGTGTCTCCTTCATGCGTGTGGCCCAAACATGGACCCGCGTGGGGCTCTATCTATATTCATTAAAAAGTTCCCCTTTCAGCACACACGGatggcgcaccggaagtggcctcACGGCAGAAAGGATTCCATGCACGCCGGTTGTCGGTTTGGCGGTGCGTTAATTTTGACGATGATGACTCGTAATTAGCGGCGCCCTGGGGTTGCCATTTCGTTCGGTCCGGATGCTGCCTTGGAACTCCAGAATGGCCGGTTATAAATTGTGACAGACGGCACGAGCAGCCGTCAGTCAGTCGGGTGTCTGGCGATGACGTACGCCACACTCCTCGAAGCGAGCTCGGTTTTCCACCAACTAGTCCGGTCAAGGACTTCTCCTAGCGCTCCTAGCCGAGTAAGGACATCCTTTGCAACCACGAGGGCCCACGTGAGCTTGTTACTGCTTATCCACCTCGCTTCGTTAAGGCGGTGTTGGATCGACCTTCAACCGGCGCTCGTCCTGTGACTTGTCGGCTGATGACGTTATTATCGTCGTTATCGTTTTCCGATGAACGGATCGCGAAGCCGTGCGAAGTCACGTTGGCAGCGCCCTCCCCCGGGAGGCAATGTAAGGACGCCGGAGAAAGATCACGTGGGCGCGTCCTTCTCGGGGGGGGGCTTGGTAAATAAGATTACGCCGTGCCAGTTAGCGGCATCTTCGACGCCGTACCGAGACGATGGTGGGTCGCCTGGTGCTTCGGGCGTCGTCTCTGCTGAATCCTTTTCCCGAATGTTCTTTTTGTCTTTTGTCCAGCCAGGATAATGGACCGGCGTAGCGAGAGCCGTTGTTGGCTAATCAGAATCGCAATGGGgcttaatttgaataaacaagTTTCCATCGGATTCTGGGTGCAGATAAAGGGGACCGGTTAACcgaattttcccgtttccacGGCTCACCAAAACCGGGGGGTTTGCTAGCACGTAAGTTGTCCTTTGTTCCGGATCCAAATAGTTCACTGGTTTCTGCAATTGTTTCAGTGCTTTAGCGTGCTGAAAAACGGCCCCTTCCAAGAGAGTTATGGTCGCAAACTTTCCAAAACATGATCTGTTCATTGTGTACAGGCTGCTGGCTCCAATCTCGCTCCCGTCCGTGGTGTGGAATGATTAAACTATCACCCGCAGCCCGTATCGATGTGTCCTTCCGCGTACCCGTCCTTAGTTTGTTTGTGTCCTTGCTCCTGTTGAAACATGTGCTACGTGTGCATTGGACATCCCCGGGTAAACAACAGCCACGTCGGCCAACGAGCCagtctgccagccagccagccagccggtgatGCATACCGGTACCCATTAGTGCGGAACCCcatcaccaacatcatcatcgccatcatcatcatcatcatcatcgtgatgcTCTGCCTCGCCCCCGGGGTCGGTGGCAACTTTGTGAGCATTCAGCAAACTATCctataaattaaataaatgttttccaaaGACATTCCCGGCCTCAGGGCGCTCGCACTTCGTCCTCGGGTCTCACCGAAGTGGATAATCCTTAGCACGCGTtgcgtgtatgtatgtgtgtgttggggtcATAAAGCAAGCCTCTTTACGTGCGGGCCTCATGCATGCATCTCCCAGTGTGCCGGCGGACCCGGCGTGTAACGGTCAACGGCCATAATTGAACGTTCGAAGGCAATAAAATTGATAAGTGTCTTCcatcgtccggtccggtgcgcaccgaaccggacggaCCAGCATCAGGTCCTGGAAGGACCGGGGCACTaatgaaaaatacaatttatCTCCCACGCTTCCGACGCCACGCTTTAGAGTGTGCCCCGGGGGGCGGGCAGGCCGTTTGAGGATCTATCGAGGATCTTCCAGCATGAGCCGGGGAACGCATCAATTCCTGGTTAACTTTTTTCGAACCTTAGCTTCCGACTCGCACGAAACTCGATCGGACTACCCGGAGTCCGGTCCGGAATGCATAGCGTTCCATCCGAGCTCGTCCCACTATTGCTCGTCGATCCGTGTCCTTGTGTCGGGATTCAAGCCGAACGAACGTAAGATCGGAATCTTGTTAAGCGCCGGCCGCAGGGATGAGGTAGGATTTGAGAGCCGTTTGCTGGGCAAAGTTGGATCCTGCGATGCGTCTGGCCGAGTGGGCAAGGACTTCGACAAGATGCCACCGCATCATGTCGCTAGCGCTGGGAAATTGAATAGTGCGCTTTGTCCCCGGCTCTCGTGGGCGCTTCGGTTCAAAAGTCAAAAAGATTGGCTTCCCGGCCGGTCCTGGATACCCGGGGCGGACACTGTAACACGCCTTTCCGTAGTTCGTCCCGGTTTACCGTCACTACtttcaagtgttttttttttattcaatttctgtcgaaaaaaaaaataactggCCAAGACTCCTTAGACGCGCACACCGGAGCGGGTCCATTATGGGACTAATAGAAGGGCAGCGGGTCCTGGTGCGGGGCCCCGCTGGAATCGAAGTTTACGATTGAATCGACATGGCTCTGCAGCTCGGCGCGGCAACTGTGGTCCTTATGTGCCAGCGAAGCCGAAGCCGTTTACGGCTACGTAACGACACGAACGTGATTTTCCACTCTCCCGTGTGTCCGTTCCCGTGCTACACCCTGTCTCCCTCTGCCCTTGTGTGGTGTTCATGTTATTCGCATTTTATAGACCCCTTttggcaccagcaccggcgggCGGTTTGGCAACTGTTATTGCCGTCCCGTAGGCCGCCCGCTCGCTGATAAGTGAACTGccgcttttccggcttttccggcACGCGGTGTCACCGGTACGTGACCTGCAGCCGGGGGAGCCACGGtgcagtgccgtgccgtgcggggCGAGTACATTCATCGTAAAACACCCGGAGCCGGGTTGTACGTTTTTCGGGCACCTCGGGTGCGCGCTTATCGGGGCCGAAGGGACGCGCCCCGGACACTTTGGTGGTCACGACGATTTGTGACAGTTCCGGGGgggcctgggccggggccgggacgggggcctctgctgctgcatgtCGTAACAATTTGGttggaaataataaaacgttaCACAAACGTACTGTGCCGCACACATCATGGACGCACACGC encodes the following:
- the LOC131212055 gene encoding neural-cadherin-like; this encodes MVDPLKIFWVLTNSTYLVTKFIKTGIADKNDYPLYFEKVIYEADIDENVEINHNFLNVTAKTHGEASGVRYKISGGNIGNVFAIRNSTGALYVAKALDYEKIKKYELRLTASDNFKENYTTVLVSVRDVNDNPPVFEKSSYRTQITEEDDRGLPKRVLRVTASDADVERPNNIIYFLTGPGIDIENPSESNFDINKATGEIFVLKPLNRDPPHGRASWKFTVFAQDEGGEGLVGFTEVQINLKDVNDNAPLFPNGIAYGNVTENGTVGMHVMTIKAEDYDDPNEGTNAKVVYSIEKNAIEEDTGLPIFDINPDTGAITTAVCCLDREKTPDYSLQIVATDGGGLKGTGTASIKVKDLNDMPPRFTKDEWFVEVEETDGSVLPDAPILTVTVNDDDELNNFQYKIIESSGYGADKFAMVKNADGTGSLKVVQPLDYEDPMQINGFRFRIQVIDNVGIDESDKYHVDHSWVIVKLKDINDNTPRFKKPHIEAAVYENADIGKLLGTFKAVDIDRGGKSRITYTINRATDRKRQFSISPDGTVTIQRELDREVTAKHSLEILATDDGVPPRTASAILTVLVKDVNDNAPELAEHYRPILLENSPPSKVVEIGAIDRDDRLRGNGPPFQFRLDPDADDTIRTSFKVEQNNKGDGMAIVSSLSSFDREYRKQYHIPIVIKDSGTPPQTGTSTLTITIGDLNDNIMQPGSKEVTVYNYQGQAPDTPIGRVFVNDLDDWDTADKLFYWDEAENPRFKLDDTSGMVTMRRGAREGRYRLRFKIYDRKHAQESYANMSVLVKHLSYEAIVNSGSVRLAGITDEDFIRVWNYRTQNIFRSRLERFRDKLAELLHVDAKHVDVFSVQMRDRAVPVTDVRFAVRGAYYYKAVQLNGVLLLHKDEIEQDVGINITMVNVDECLLENADCGGSCTSIVEVQTNPCLVNANKTALVGVQINSTAECVCSSREYRQQQTCKSHPCLNGGRCSDSKAGVRCSCPPGYTGPRCQQVVRSFRGHGWAWYAPLDMCDRSHVSVELITTKADGLIFYNGPITPPKQEEEGDGAEGNTGKQLSDFVALELDGGYPRLLIDYGSGTLELRVQTKNPLNDGEWHRLDVFWDTEQVKLVVDFCKTAEITEADDGNLVEFVDHTCQAIGRVPQFNEYLNLNTPLQIGGLLRDKFDYTHARWQYAPVGVGFEGCIREFKHNGILYDLSHPGLTQGSAPGCLYTQEVCDLNPQVARCLEHGRCVGSFDEAKCECNPGWTGTYCSLPTTPTTFRAHSYVKYALSFEPDKFTTHIQLRFRTREPYGELFRISDQHMREYGIVELKGARVHFRYSLNTGPQVDEREVTLAAVSVDDGQWHTVKVQRYGSAAILELDGGEGPNFNQSFSFDGHQWLSVDKQEGVYAGGKPEFTGVKTYDVKADYQKSCIDDIRLDGKSLPLPPATNGTQWGQATTAKNIERYCSSNNPCQNAYCPDPFECVDLWNKYECACGDGMIISPEGKTCIDRNECLEYPCLNGGTCINQEPRLKYKCICPDSYWGESCEFLKERQALKFSTSALAAVIACLLLIIILLFVYFSCSRRRSANFNKKPATKDDIRENIINYCDEGGGENDMTAFDMKTLKIPIGPLPELVQHKAPPVRPDIAVVSDQVIGKVDVFLDDRKRRVDVDPGSGPFDDLRNYAYEGCGSTSGSLSSLQSGTDDEPHEYSFLTAWGPRFDKLVNIYEPSAAQVEDDDVS